In Elephas maximus indicus isolate mEleMax1 chromosome 4, mEleMax1 primary haplotype, whole genome shotgun sequence, a genomic segment contains:
- the SKIDA1 gene encoding SKI/DACH domain-containing protein 1, with protein MGDLKSGFEEVDGVRLGYLIIKGKQMFALSQVFTDLLKNIPRTTVHKRMDHLKVKKHHCDLEELRKLKAINSIAFHAAKCTLISREDVEALYTSCKTERVLKTKRRRVGRALATQAPPPERAAAAAASPRPSFWKDKHQLWRGLSGAARPLPISAQSPRPGAAAARPAAHLPQIFSKYPGSHYPEIVRSPCKPPLNYETAPLQGNYVAFHPEPAYFRSLLCSKHPAAAAAAAAAAAAAAAAAAAAAYYQASAAGPQPKTAAGAGGPGSLTYPCKRKRAGAKDCLLAPHAGARRLLLLPRSYKAKAAAAAAAAAAAGATCLERFHLVNGFCPPPHHHHHHHHHHHHHHHHRAQQSQQNHHPPHHHRPQPHLGSFPESCSSDSESSSYSDHAANDSDFGSSLSSSSNSVSSEEEEEEEEEEEEEEEEEEEEGGSGASDSSEVSSEEEDSSSESDSSSGSSQVSVQSIRFRRTSFCKPPSMQAQANFLYHLASAAAATKPAAFEDAGRPPDLKSSVKAESPEEWNMQSWASKASPVYCPASMGSCFAEIRNDRVSEITFPHSEISSTVKRTDLTINCLTEGASSPSPKTNNAFPQQRILGEARKCLRATPTTPCADNNTIAARFLNNDSSGAAANSEKDSKIPHCAEFAADLPSLQTDPEVDAAATKAENLCTDTDDKTLPFLHNIKIKVEDSSANEEYEPDLITNKLKCECNDTKGEFYSVTESKEEDTLLTTAKEGFACPEKETPSLNQLAQSQGLSCTLGSPKPEDGEYKFGARVRKNYRTLVLGKRPVLQTPPVKPNLKSARSPRPTGKTETHEGTLDDFTVINRRKKVASNVASAVKRPFNFMANFPCPPSLIIGKDGDLWPAYSLNTTKDSQPPHKAHPIWKWQLGGSAIPLPPSHKFRKFNS; from the coding sequence ATGGGAGACCTGAAGTCAGGTTTTGAAGAGGTGGATGGCGTGAGGCTCGGCTACCTCATCATTAAAGGAAAGCAAATGTTTGCCCTCTCCCAAGTCTTCACGGATCTGCTGAAAAACATCCCGAGGACAACCGTGCACAAGCGCATGGATCATCTGAAAGTGAAAAAGCACCACTGCGATCTGGAggagttgaggaaactgaaggcGATCAACAGCATCGCCTTCCACGCCGCCAAATGCACGCTCATCTCTCGGGAAGACGTGGAAGCGCTCTACACCTCCTGCAAAACCGAGCGCGTGCTCAAGACCAAGCGCAGGAGGGTCGGCCGGGCCCTGGCCACACAGGCGCCGCCGCCAgagcgcgccgccgccgccgccgccagccCCCGCCCGAGTTTTTGGAAGGACAAGCACCAACTTTGGCGGGGCCTGAGTGGAGCCGCGCGACCCCTGCCAATCAGCGCGCAGTCCCCGCGCCCCGGCGCCGCCGCCGCGCGCCCCGCCGCTCATCTACCTCAGATTTTTAGCAAATACCCGGGGTCGCACTACCCGGAAATCGTGCGCTCGCCTTGCAAACCCCCTCTAAACTATGAAACTGCCCCGCTCCAGGGAAACTACGTCGCTTTCCACCCGGAGCCAGCGTACTTTCGGAGCCTGCTGTGCAGCAAGCACCCGGCCGCCGCCGCAGCCGCTGCAGCCGCAgctgccgctgccgccgccgctgcaGCAGCAGCCGCCTACTACCAGGCGTCTGCGGCCGGGCCCCAGCCCAAGACCGCAGCGGGCGCTGGAGGGCCGGGGAGCCTGACCTACCCGTGCAAGCGCAAGCGCGCGGGCGCCAAGGACTGCCTGCTTGCGCCCCACGCCGGCGCTCGGcgcctgctgctgctgcccagGTCCTACAAAGCCAAGGCGGCTGCtgctgcggcggcggcggcggccgccgGGGCCACTTGCCTGGAGAGGTTTCATCTGGTCAACGGCTTTTGCCCGCctccccaccatcaccaccaccaccaccatcaccaccaccaccaccaccaccatcgggCCCAGCAGTCGCAGCAGAATCACCACCCCCCTCACCACCACCGGCCACAGCCTCATCTGGGCAGCTTTCCCGAGAGCTGTAGCAGCGACTCTGAGTCCAGCTCCTACTCGGACCATGCCGCCAACGACTCGGATTTTGGCTCCAGTTTGTCCAGTTCTAGCAACTCTGTGTCCtcggaggaagaggaagaggaggaggaggaagaggaggaggaagaggaggaggaagaggaagagggggGCAGTGGGGCCTCGGACTCCAGTGAAGTCAGCTCGGAGGAGGAGGACTCGTCCTCGGAGTCGGACTCCAGCTCCGGCTCCAGCCAAGTGTCAGTGCAGAGCATCCGTTTCAGGCGCACCAGCTTCTGCAAGCCTCCCAGCATGCAGGCGCAGGCCAACTTCTTGTACCATCTGGCCTCTGCCGCCGCtgcaaccaaacccgctgctttCGAGGATGCAGGCAGACCTCCCGACCTCAAGAGTAGTGTCAAAGCGGAGTCGCCGGAGGAGTGGAATATGCAGAGCTGGGCCTCCAAAGCGTCTCCGGTGTACTGCCCGGCCAGCATGGGGAGTTGTTTCGCAGAGATAAGGAACGATAGGGTATCTGAGATTACATTCCCACACTCTGAAATTTCCAGTACTGTAAAGAGAACTGACCTGACAATTAACTGCCTGACGGAGGGAGCCTCTTCACCTAGCCCAAAGACAAACAATGCATTTCCACAACAAAGAATACTCGGAGAGGCTAGGAAATGCCTACGAGCAACTCCTACTACACCCTGTGCAGATAACAACACAATAGCTGCTAGGTTCTTAAATAATGATTCTTCAGGAGCAGCAGCAAACTCAGAAAAAGATTCCAAAATCCCTCATTGTGCTGAATTTGCTGCGGATTTGCCCTCTTTGCAAACTGATCCGGAGGTGGATGCAGCAGCAACTAAAGCCGAGAATCTGTGCACTGACACAGACGACAAGACATTGCCATTTCTGCACAATATTAAAATCAAAGTAGAAGATAGTAGTGCTAATGAAGAATATGAACCTGACCTTATCACAAATAAGCTAAAGTGCGAGTGCAATGATACAAAGGGTGAGTTTTACAGTGtgactgaaagtaaagaggaggaCACCTTGTTAACCACAGCCAAGGAAGGTTTTGCATGCCCTGAAAAAGAAACTCCTTCCTTAAATCAACTGGCTCAGAGTCAGGGCCTTTCATGCACTTTAGGTTCTCCAAAACCTGAGGATGGGGAATATAAATTTGGTGCCAGGGTAAGAAAAAATTACCGGACACTAGTACTGGGAAAGCGACCTGTACTTCAGACACCTCCAGTCAAACCAAATTTGAAATCAGCTAGAAGCCCTCGTCCTACAGGTAAAACTGAGACACATGAAGGAACACTGGATGATTTTACAGTTATAAACAGACGCAAAAAGGTAGCCAGCAATGTAGCATCAGCAGTGAAAAGGCCATTTAATTTCATGGCAAATTTTCCTTGTCCACCATCACTCATTATTGGGAAGGATGGGGATTTGTGGCCGGCGTATTCCTTAAACACCACTAAGGATTCCCAACCTCCTCACAAGGCCCATCCTATATGGAAATGGCAGCTGGGCGGTTCTGCAATACCTCTTCCACCTAGTCACAAGTTCAGGAAATTTAATTCATAA